Proteins co-encoded in one Kribbella solani genomic window:
- a CDS encoding helix-turn-helix domain-containing protein, producing MLLRQVIGNVFRRLRRERGITLRELAELAQVSVPYLSEIERGRKEPSSEILAAICRALELELTDLLAEVQFDLATAVRQTLPVRLQTAAIRVEERSHLQVPSGPRASAQVFALVA from the coding sequence GTGTTGCTACGTCAGGTGATCGGGAACGTCTTCCGCCGATTGCGGCGCGAGCGGGGGATCACCCTGCGTGAGCTCGCCGAGTTGGCCCAGGTGTCGGTGCCCTACCTGTCCGAGATCGAACGCGGCCGCAAGGAGCCCTCCTCGGAGATCCTGGCCGCGATCTGCCGCGCCCTCGAGCTCGAGCTGACCGACCTGCTGGCCGAGGTGCAGTTCGATCTCGCCACCGCGGTTCGCCAGACGCTGCCGGTGCGGCTGCAGACGGCGGCGATCCGGGTCGAGGAGCGCTCCCACCTCCAGGTCCCCTCCGGTCCGCGCGCCTCCGCACAGGTCTTCGCGCTGGTCGCATAG
- a CDS encoding phosphotransferase: MPHIKRRPPATPGSIPAALNMFESEVRFYREIAPVVGVRVPACYESEASAEGTLLVLEDLSAWAPGAEPDAGARALRELHDRWSGQAHVRWPWLRSLGAGEDLVAALYDETWPALAERQDLSAPVRDFGARLVGRVAEVEREVERAGVLTMVHGDAAAQNLRTGPNGEVAFLDWEDVSAAPGVLDLAWFLVSSVQPDRWQEALDAYGEVVGLKQVLPSVMVQGYLTLADLPDGEGADWNARLQAAVEAL; the protein is encoded by the coding sequence GTGCCTCACATCAAACGCCGACCACCGGCAACTCCTGGTTCGATCCCGGCCGCGCTGAACATGTTCGAGTCCGAGGTGCGGTTCTACCGCGAGATCGCCCCGGTCGTCGGCGTACGCGTGCCGGCCTGCTACGAATCCGAGGCATCCGCCGAGGGCACCCTGCTGGTACTGGAAGACCTGTCCGCCTGGGCGCCCGGCGCGGAACCGGACGCCGGCGCCCGCGCGCTCCGCGAGCTCCACGATCGTTGGTCCGGCCAAGCACATGTCCGCTGGCCGTGGTTGCGCTCACTCGGAGCGGGCGAGGACCTGGTGGCGGCGTTGTACGACGAGACCTGGCCCGCGCTGGCCGAGCGTCAGGACCTGAGCGCGCCGGTCCGCGACTTCGGCGCGCGCCTGGTCGGCAGGGTCGCCGAGGTCGAGCGGGAAGTCGAACGGGCCGGTGTGCTGACAATGGTGCACGGTGACGCCGCCGCGCAGAACCTCCGTACCGGGCCGAACGGCGAGGTCGCCTTCCTGGACTGGGAAGACGTGTCCGCCGCGCCTGGGGTGCTCGATCTGGCCTGGTTCTTGGTCTCGTCGGTGCAGCCGGATCGCTGGCAAGAGGCGCTGGACGCGTACGGGGAGGTCGTCGGCCTGAAGCAGGTCCTGCCGTCGGTGATGGTGCAGGGGTACCTGACGCTGGCTGATCTGCCGGAT